The Andrena cerasifolii isolate SP2316 chromosome 14, iyAndCera1_principal, whole genome shotgun sequence genome contains a region encoding:
- the Eb1 gene encoding microtubule-associated protein RP/EB family member 1 isoform X5, whose protein sequence is MAVNVYATNVTTENLSRHDMLAWVNDCLQASFTKIEELCTGAVYCQFMDMLFPGSVPLKRVKFKTNLEHEYIQNFKILQSGFKKMNVDKIVPIDRLVKGRFQDNFEFLQWFKKFFDANYSRTESYDALAMRGGESMGSGGSNAQHGTNAKRTTPRDVNLPKSAARIANKVPTHRPPVKTGAVGNRGDSGKVEELSAQLMELKMSLEGLEKERDFYFGKLRDIEVMCQDCDNGDPPPIVQKILEVLYATEEGFAPPEELEGDGLAPDDEEEY, encoded by the exons ATGGCTGTTAATGTTTATGCGACAAATGTGACAACTGAGAACCTGAGTCGACATGATATGTTGGCCTGGGTGAACGATTGTCTACAGGCGTCGTTCACCAAGATCGAGGAGCTATGCACTGGTGCGGTCTATTGTCAGTTCATGGACATGCTTTTCCCTGGTAGCGTACCATTGAAGAGGGTCAAATTCAAGACCAACCTCGAACACGAATACATacagaatttcaaaattttgcaaAGTGGTTTCAAAAAGATGAATGTAGATAAG ATTGTTCCAATTGATAGGCTGGTGAAAGGCAGATTCCAAGACAACTTCGAATTTTTGCAATGGTTCAAGAAATTCTTTGATGCAAACTACTCTAGAACGGAGTCATACGATGCACTTGCTATGCGTGGAGGAGAGTCAATGGGTAGTGGTGGAAGTAATGCACAACACGGCACTAATGCAAAACGCACCACACCACGTGATGTAAATTTACCTAAATCAGCTGCTCGTATTG CTAACAAAGTCCCCACTCATCGTCCACCAGTGAAAACAGGGGCTGTTGGTAATCGTGGCGATTCTGGCAAAGTTGAAGAGCTAAGCGCTCAG TTGATGGAATTAAAGATGTCACTCGAGGGATTGGAGAAAGAAAGGGATTTCTATTTCGGTAAATTACGCGATATCGAAGTTATGTGCCAAGATTGTGATAACGGAGATCCTCCGCCAATAGTACAGAAAATCTTAGAAGTCCTTTACGCAACAGAG GAAGGATTCGCACCACCCGAGGAGTTAGAAGGCGATGGACTCGCGCCCGATGACGAGGAAGAATATTAA
- the Eb1 gene encoding microtubule-associated protein RP/EB family member 1 isoform X2 — MAVNVYATNVTTENLSRHDMLAWVNDCLQASFTKIEELCTGAVYCQFMDMLFPGSVPLKRVKFKTNLEHEYIQNFKILQSGFKKMNVDKIVPIDRLVKGRFQDNFEFLQWFKKFFDANYSRTESYDALAMRGGESMGSGGSNAQHGTNAKRTTPRDVNLPKSAARIGEGTAPPVLAENTKSIRSTTNKVPTHRPPVKTGAVGNRGDSGKVEELSAQLMELKMSLEGLEKERDFYFGKLRDIEVMCQDCDNGDPPPIVQKILEVLYATEEGFAPPEELEGDGLAPDDEEEY; from the exons ATGGCTGTTAATGTTTATGCGACAAATGTGACAACTGAGAACCTGAGTCGACATGATATGTTGGCCTGGGTGAACGATTGTCTACAGGCGTCGTTCACCAAGATCGAGGAGCTATGCACTGGTGCGGTCTATTGTCAGTTCATGGACATGCTTTTCCCTGGTAGCGTACCATTGAAGAGGGTCAAATTCAAGACCAACCTCGAACACGAATACATacagaatttcaaaattttgcaaAGTGGTTTCAAAAAGATGAATGTAGATAAG ATTGTTCCAATTGATAGGCTGGTGAAAGGCAGATTCCAAGACAACTTCGAATTTTTGCAATGGTTCAAGAAATTCTTTGATGCAAACTACTCTAGAACGGAGTCATACGATGCACTTGCTATGCGTGGAGGAGAGTCAATGGGTAGTGGTGGAAGTAATGCACAACACGGCACTAATGCAAAACGCACCACACCACGTGATGTAAATTTACCTAAATCAGCTGCTCGTATTG GCGAGGGAACTGCGCCTCCTGTGCTTGCAGAAAATACCAAGTCTATAAGGAGTActa CTAACAAAGTCCCCACTCATCGTCCACCAGTGAAAACAGGGGCTGTTGGTAATCGTGGCGATTCTGGCAAAGTTGAAGAGCTAAGCGCTCAG TTGATGGAATTAAAGATGTCACTCGAGGGATTGGAGAAAGAAAGGGATTTCTATTTCGGTAAATTACGCGATATCGAAGTTATGTGCCAAGATTGTGATAACGGAGATCCTCCGCCAATAGTACAGAAAATCTTAGAAGTCCTTTACGCAACAGAG GAAGGATTCGCACCACCCGAGGAGTTAGAAGGCGATGGACTCGCGCCCGATGACGAGGAAGAATATTAA
- the Eb1 gene encoding microtubule-associated protein RP/EB family member 1 isoform X1, protein MAVNVYATNVTTENLSRHDMLAWVNDCLQASFTKIEELCTGAVYCQFMDMLFPGSVPLKRVKFKTNLEHEYIQNFKILQSGFKKMNVDKIVPIDRLVKGRFQDNFEFLQWFKKFFDANYSRTESYDALAMRGGESMGSGGSNAQHGTNAKRTTPRDVNLPKSAARIGANFTSGEGTAPPVLAENTKSIRSTTNKVPTHRPPVKTGAVGNRGDSGKVEELSAQLMELKMSLEGLEKERDFYFGKLRDIEVMCQDCDNGDPPPIVQKILEVLYATEEGFAPPEELEGDGLAPDDEEEY, encoded by the exons ATGGCTGTTAATGTTTATGCGACAAATGTGACAACTGAGAACCTGAGTCGACATGATATGTTGGCCTGGGTGAACGATTGTCTACAGGCGTCGTTCACCAAGATCGAGGAGCTATGCACTGGTGCGGTCTATTGTCAGTTCATGGACATGCTTTTCCCTGGTAGCGTACCATTGAAGAGGGTCAAATTCAAGACCAACCTCGAACACGAATACATacagaatttcaaaattttgcaaAGTGGTTTCAAAAAGATGAATGTAGATAAG ATTGTTCCAATTGATAGGCTGGTGAAAGGCAGATTCCAAGACAACTTCGAATTTTTGCAATGGTTCAAGAAATTCTTTGATGCAAACTACTCTAGAACGGAGTCATACGATGCACTTGCTATGCGTGGAGGAGAGTCAATGGGTAGTGGTGGAAGTAATGCACAACACGGCACTAATGCAAAACGCACCACACCACGTGATGTAAATTTACCTAAATCAGCTGCTCGTATTG GAGCAAATTTCACTTCAGGCGAGGGAACTGCGCCTCCTGTGCTTGCAGAAAATACCAAGTCTATAAGGAGTActa CTAACAAAGTCCCCACTCATCGTCCACCAGTGAAAACAGGGGCTGTTGGTAATCGTGGCGATTCTGGCAAAGTTGAAGAGCTAAGCGCTCAG TTGATGGAATTAAAGATGTCACTCGAGGGATTGGAGAAAGAAAGGGATTTCTATTTCGGTAAATTACGCGATATCGAAGTTATGTGCCAAGATTGTGATAACGGAGATCCTCCGCCAATAGTACAGAAAATCTTAGAAGTCCTTTACGCAACAGAG GAAGGATTCGCACCACCCGAGGAGTTAGAAGGCGATGGACTCGCGCCCGATGACGAGGAAGAATATTAA
- the Eb1 gene encoding microtubule-associated protein RP/EB family member 1 isoform X3 encodes MAVNVYATNVTTENLSRHDMLAWVNDCLQASFTKIEELCTGAVYCQFMDMLFPGSVPLKRVKFKTNLEHEYIQNFKILQSGFKKMNVDKVIPVDKLVKGRFQDNFEFLQWFKKFFDANYDGREYDAYEARGFVPLGSGVDGTHNLSNPQLVPLPPQLRQPQVQPKHMQQRNIPPRQQMANKVPTHRPPVKTGAVGNRGDSGKVEELSAQLMELKMSLEGLEKERDFYFGKLRDIEVMCQDCDNGDPPPIVQKILEVLYATEEGFAPPEELEGDGLAPDDEEEY; translated from the exons ATGGCTGTTAATGTTTATGCGACAAATGTGACAACTGAGAACCTGAGTCGACATGATATGTTGGCCTGGGTGAACGATTGTCTACAGGCGTCGTTCACCAAGATCGAGGAGCTATGCACTGGTGCGGTCTATTGTCAGTTCATGGACATGCTTTTCCCTGGTAGCGTACCATTGAAGAGGGTCAAATTCAAGACCAACCTCGAACACGAATACATacagaatttcaaaattttgcaaAGTGGTTTCAAAAAGATGAATGTAGATAAG GTAATTCCAGTGGATAAACTGGTAAAAGGTCGTTTTCAAGACAATTTTGAATTTCTACAATGGTTCAAGAAGTTCTTTGACGCAAATTATGATGGCCGTGAATATGATGCTTACGAAGCTCGTGGTTTTGTACCGCTGGGTTCTGGGGTCGATGGAACGCATAACTTATCAAATCCCCAGTTGGTACCTTTACCTCCTCAATTAAGGCAGCCACAAGTGCAGCCAAAGCATATGCAGCAACGTAATATTCCCCCTCGCCAACAGATGG CTAACAAAGTCCCCACTCATCGTCCACCAGTGAAAACAGGGGCTGTTGGTAATCGTGGCGATTCTGGCAAAGTTGAAGAGCTAAGCGCTCAG TTGATGGAATTAAAGATGTCACTCGAGGGATTGGAGAAAGAAAGGGATTTCTATTTCGGTAAATTACGCGATATCGAAGTTATGTGCCAAGATTGTGATAACGGAGATCCTCCGCCAATAGTACAGAAAATCTTAGAAGTCCTTTACGCAACAGAG GAAGGATTCGCACCACCCGAGGAGTTAGAAGGCGATGGACTCGCGCCCGATGACGAGGAAGAATATTAA
- the Eb1 gene encoding microtubule-associated protein RP/EB family member 1 isoform X4, with product MAVNVYATNVTTENLSRHDMLAWVNDCLQASFTKIEELCTGAVYCQFMDMLFPGSVPLKRVKFKTNLEHEYIQNFKILQSGFKKMNVDKIVPIDRLVKGRFQDNFEFLQWFKKFFDANYSRTESYDALAMRGGESMGSGGSNAQHGTNAKRTTPRDVNLPKSAARIGANFTSGEGTAPPVLAENTKSIRSTTNKVPTHRPPVKTGAVGNRGDSGKVEELSAQLMELKMSLEGLEKERDFYFGKLRDIEVMCQDCDNGDPPPIVQKILEVLYATEDSHHPRS from the exons ATGGCTGTTAATGTTTATGCGACAAATGTGACAACTGAGAACCTGAGTCGACATGATATGTTGGCCTGGGTGAACGATTGTCTACAGGCGTCGTTCACCAAGATCGAGGAGCTATGCACTGGTGCGGTCTATTGTCAGTTCATGGACATGCTTTTCCCTGGTAGCGTACCATTGAAGAGGGTCAAATTCAAGACCAACCTCGAACACGAATACATacagaatttcaaaattttgcaaAGTGGTTTCAAAAAGATGAATGTAGATAAG ATTGTTCCAATTGATAGGCTGGTGAAAGGCAGATTCCAAGACAACTTCGAATTTTTGCAATGGTTCAAGAAATTCTTTGATGCAAACTACTCTAGAACGGAGTCATACGATGCACTTGCTATGCGTGGAGGAGAGTCAATGGGTAGTGGTGGAAGTAATGCACAACACGGCACTAATGCAAAACGCACCACACCACGTGATGTAAATTTACCTAAATCAGCTGCTCGTATTG GAGCAAATTTCACTTCAGGCGAGGGAACTGCGCCTCCTGTGCTTGCAGAAAATACCAAGTCTATAAGGAGTActa CTAACAAAGTCCCCACTCATCGTCCACCAGTGAAAACAGGGGCTGTTGGTAATCGTGGCGATTCTGGCAAAGTTGAAGAGCTAAGCGCTCAG TTGATGGAATTAAAGATGTCACTCGAGGGATTGGAGAAAGAAAGGGATTTCTATTTCGGTAAATTACGCGATATCGAAGTTATGTGCCAAGATTGTGATAACGGAGATCCTCCGCCAATAGTACAGAAAATCTTAGAAGTCCTTTACGCAACAGAG GATTCGCACCACCCGAGGAGTTAG
- the LOC143376326 gene encoding spermatogenesis-defective protein 39 homolog: MSSAKDDEDFWYSSEKRSFCFENNEVDQLFGVSRTDTDKLWADISSTPVSEGSLKIADDYPPLKPMLSVISEKTLSCILATEKLQKLHSENAVQPDVTLKNILLGQPYSLEQYKSLASKTALLDSAIINGDGNAILIIILFLTKTLKRSLVQRILAERPDAVNVYIRYLSTRLQINEITDILTMLGHSVDAAMKTLHIIIKNTRDPDRLLQKLRNSYKTQFSTLPDCKEASFVQSYIKLLEWQMVVTKIDGNEELELNSSVLECLRHACKVHYNLPEDTLRSPLILSQQHDISPRQYQKVALEVRASAGEWDDVDRLLLTKGWLGSKKLQLHLPIEDVVKILHKNNAAPDALEKYLKYVDNIERRLELAKSMHCFRIAIDILVQQADRAALMEYKTKLQPQSEEYFYAESALRLPSVKWKN; encoded by the exons ATGAGTTCTGCCAAAGATGACGAAGATTTCTGGTACAGTAGCGAGAAACGATCCTTCTGCTTCGAAAACAACgag GTGGATCAGTTGTTTGGAGTATCAAGAACCGACACAGATAAGCTTTGGGCTGACATTTCGAGTACCCCCGTATCGGAAGGATCTTTAAAGATTGCTGATGATTATCCACCACTTAAACCTATGCTCTCCGTCATATCAGAGAAAACACTATCTTGCA TTTTGGCCACGGAGAAATTGCAGAAACTTCATTCAGAGAATGCTGTTCAGCCGGACGTGACTCTTAAGAACATTTTACTAGGTCAACCATACTCTTTGGAGCAGTACAAATCGCTTGCTAGTAAAACTGCCCTATTAGATTCAGCTATAATAAACGGGGATGGAAATGCAATTTTAATA ATTATCTTATTTCTCACAAAAACTCTTAAAAGGTCCTTGGTCCAAAGAATATTAGCAGAGAGACCGGATGCCGTAAATGTCTATATACGATATCTTTCTACAAGATTGCAGATAAACGAAATAACAGATATTTTAAC TATGCTGGGACACTCGGTGGATGCTGCC ATGAAAACTttacatattattataaaaaataccCGAGACCCTGACAGACTATTGCAGAAGCTTCGAAACAGCTATAAAACGCAATTCTCAACTTTACCCGACTGTAAAGAAGCTTCGTTCGTTCAGTCTTACATAAAGTTACTTG AGTGGCAAATGGTAGTGACGAAGATAGATGGCAATGAAGAACTAGAATTAAATTCATCAGTTCTCGAATGCCTGCGACACGCGTGCAAGGTTCACTATAATTTACCAGAGGATACCTTAAGATCTCCCTTGATACTATCGCAGCAACATGATATATCTCCTAGACAGTATCAAAAAGTTGCACTGGAAGTCAGAGCATCGGCTGGTGAATGGGACGATGTGGATCGATTACTCCTAACAAAG GGCTGGCTTGGCAGTAAAAAGCTGCAACTTCATCTACCAATCGAGGATGTAGTGAAGATATTGCATAAAAACAACGCAGCTCCCGACGCCCTGGAAAAGTATCTGAAATACGTTGATAACATAGAAAGGCGATTGGAGTTGGCGAAAAGCATGCATTGCTTTAGAATAGCGATCGAC ATTCTTGTACAGCAAGCGGATCGCGCTGCACTAATGGAATATAAAACCAAATTACAACCCCAGTCGGAGGAATATTTCTATGCGGAAAGCGCGCTACGTTTACCATCAGTCAAATGGAAAAATTAG
- the LOC143376325 gene encoding uncharacterized protein LOC143376325 isoform X2 — MLAVFCLLLVLSLGHCQDNDLPSRTEIEGSINRTIVEVERQIHKDSTLPRLSRQEIVQILRNITSQDLNSFTDKEKIEKARKLYQRALMVVLPYNAGESYGNLKDLYTKPPITQMIPDLLNPGNGKTVAEEGRTGTEAIDSGADSSAPSASENLVPSSATYKTTVKDTQATTTKDRYKNHRETYSEVRTKVPLKETLKLDSTPLRFTFNLENLQKNSQTTEKAATARYPVYRSNGDKDLEIVYSTSVTEQPTTKPAPKEITINLEKPRNDQNVLTSSEWRYNPPPSTTFKPTVPSRLDKLPFLPTINAEPEDRLVASSTEGTEASTKDSMMAEALIMNSERPSALYVTPMPTETSSKGKYSSTYSLNSAGFRAAATTTTTSMPMRPEVMDLLASIGLRPDNKSNVEDVYKKNKDMLESKFQIPDTNSVIDATVSGLTSFASDAASIAKQNTFESTGSEIKKGMDNLSPDVQLLFQRFGLQSSKQDHSTTISTQRPTINLNSYTNFKPLPTSNVKDQEMKEFLARFGLGVTDNRRQKSMKLTTETPSLIEAVPGNMRGVLENMGLISSSRKTTKTVKNTVEDMDSTETSKFHVFKPHEVNVDDEKQRYKINELLDTVKLVQEGKVDIQSVRKVANDLLESAKTLKDGPDPLKLEEIIKIYNEDLKNEIKRQEEQRQETTTSGDVEETTLSSMATTESAGTSTDSAKAASGQLDSSSTTPAPDTSSTSTTVSNLLALEESFGGTSPPEPEPTVPPRPKSGLYFLVDWNSFLEVGDDGQEKINLRFQPKVGDRRRFLPVTVP, encoded by the exons ATG CTTGCAGTTTTCTGTCTGCTGCTCGTCCTCAGCCTAGGTCACTGCCAGGACAATGATCTCCCGTCGAGGACCGAGATCGAGGGCTCGATCAACCGCACGATCGTGGAAGTCGAACGGCAGATCCACAAGGACTCCACCCTGCCACGATTGTCGAGGCAAGAGATCGTGCAGATCCTTCGGAACATCACGTCTCAGGATTTGAATTCGTTCACCGATAAAGAGAAGATCGAGAAGGCTAGGAAGCTCTACCAGAGAGCGTTGATGGTCGTGCTTCCTTACAACGCCGGGGAGTCTTATGGGAACTTGAAGGACCTCTACACGAAGCCACCGATAACTCAGATGATTCCCGACCTCCTAAACCCAGGCAACGGTAAGACCGTGGCTGAAGAAGGCAGAACTGGAACGGAGGCTATCGACTCGGGCGCCGATTCCTCTGCACCATCAGCTTCCGAGAACCTGGTACCGTCCAGTGCCACTTACAAGACAACTGTGAAAGACACTCAGGCCACCACCACGAAGGACCGGTACAAAAATCACCGGGAGACTTACTCGGAGGTACGGACGAAGGTGCCGTTAAAGGAGACGTTGAAACTGGACTCCACGCCGCTAAGGTTCACCTTCAACCTGGAGAATCTTCAGAAGAACTCGCAGACGACCGAGAAAGCCGCGACAGCGAGGTATCCAGTTTATAGGAGTAACGGGGATAAGGATCTGGAGatcgtttacagtaccagcgtCACGGAGCAGCCTACCACTAAGCCAGCTCCCAAAGAGATTACCATCAACCTGGAGAAGCCCAGGAACGACCAGAACGTGCTGACGTCCAGCGAGTGGCGTTACAACCCACCGCCGAGTACCACTTTCAAGCCAACTGTACCGTCCAGGCTCGACAAGCTGCCGTTTTTGCCAACGATTAACGCGGAACCTGAAGATCGCCTTGTAGCTTCTTCGACAGAGGGAACAGAGGCTTCTACTAAGGATTCAATGATGGCAGAAGCTTTGATCATGAACAGCGAACGACCATCTGCTCTCTATGTCACCCCAATGCCCACGGAAACCTCCTCGAAGGGGAAGTACAGTTCCACTTACTCGTTGAACTCCGCAGGTTTTCGCGCAGCCGCGACTACCACCACCACCTCGATGCCTATGAGGCCCGAGGTGATGGATTTGCTAGCGTCGATTGGCTTGAGGCCGGATAATAAGAGCAACGTGGAGGATGTGTACAAGAAGAACAAGGATATGTTGGAGAGCAAGTTCCAAATTCCTGATACGAACAGCGTGATCGACGCCACTGTTTCGGGGCTGACTTCCTTCGCATCTGACGCAGCATCGATCGCCAAGCAGAACACGTTCGAGAGTACAGGGTCCGAGATCAAGAAAGGTATGGATAATCTGTCGCCAGACGTGCAGCTGTTGTTCCAAAGGTTTGGTCTCCAGTCTTCCAAGCAGGACCACTCTACAACGATCTCCACGCAAAGGCCGACCATCAACCTGAACTCCTATACTAACTTCAAGCCCCTGCCCACTTCCAACGTGAAGGATCAAGAGATGAAGGAGTTTCTGGCTAGGTTCGGCCTCGGCGTCACCGATAACAGGAGGCAGAAGTCGATGAAGCTGACCACAGAGACACCCTCGCTGATCGAGGCTGTCCCAGGCAACATGAGAGGCGTCCTGGAGAACATGGGCCTGATCTCCAGCTCTCGTAAAACCACCAAGACCGTGAAGAACACCGTGGAGGACATGGACAGCACGGAGACCTCCAAGTTCCACGTGTTCAAGCCTCACGAAGTGAACGTGGACGATGAGAAGCAGAGGTACAAGATCAACGAGCTTCTGGACACGGTGAAGCTGGTTCAGGAGGGTAAAGTTGACATTCAGAGTGTCAGGAAGGTGGCCAATGATCTGCTGGAGTCGGCGAAAACGCTGAAGGACGGGCCGGATCCTTTGAAGCTCGAGGAGATTATCAAGATCTATAACGAGGACCTGAAGAACGAGATAAAGAGGCAAGAGGAGCAGCGGCAAGAGACAACTACGAGCGGCGACGTGGAAGAGACCACTCTGTCTTCGATGGCTACGACTG AATCGGCAGGAACCTCGACAGATTCGGCGAAAGCAGCCTCCGGCCAATTGGATTCCTCCTCAACGACGCCGGCACCTGACACTTCCTCGACATCCACCACGGTTTCGAATTTGCTGGCGCTGGAGGAATCTTTCGGTGGGACGTCGCCACCTGAACCCGAGCCCACTGTGCCTCCGAGGCCAAAGAGTGGTCTGTACTTCCTGGTGGACTGGAACTCCTTCCTCGAGGTCGGCGACGACGGACAGGAGAAGATCAACTTGAGGTTCCAACCGAAAGTTGGCGATAGAAGGCGATTCTTACCGGTCACTGTACCTTAG
- the LOC143376325 gene encoding uncharacterized protein LOC143376325 isoform X1: MQMLAVFCLLLVLSLGHCQDNDLPSRTEIEGSINRTIVEVERQIHKDSTLPRLSRQEIVQILRNITSQDLNSFTDKEKIEKARKLYQRALMVVLPYNAGESYGNLKDLYTKPPITQMIPDLLNPGNGKTVAEEGRTGTEAIDSGADSSAPSASENLVPSSATYKTTVKDTQATTTKDRYKNHRETYSEVRTKVPLKETLKLDSTPLRFTFNLENLQKNSQTTEKAATARYPVYRSNGDKDLEIVYSTSVTEQPTTKPAPKEITINLEKPRNDQNVLTSSEWRYNPPPSTTFKPTVPSRLDKLPFLPTINAEPEDRLVASSTEGTEASTKDSMMAEALIMNSERPSALYVTPMPTETSSKGKYSSTYSLNSAGFRAAATTTTTSMPMRPEVMDLLASIGLRPDNKSNVEDVYKKNKDMLESKFQIPDTNSVIDATVSGLTSFASDAASIAKQNTFESTGSEIKKGMDNLSPDVQLLFQRFGLQSSKQDHSTTISTQRPTINLNSYTNFKPLPTSNVKDQEMKEFLARFGLGVTDNRRQKSMKLTTETPSLIEAVPGNMRGVLENMGLISSSRKTTKTVKNTVEDMDSTETSKFHVFKPHEVNVDDEKQRYKINELLDTVKLVQEGKVDIQSVRKVANDLLESAKTLKDGPDPLKLEEIIKIYNEDLKNEIKRQEEQRQETTTSGDVEETTLSSMATTESAGTSTDSAKAASGQLDSSSTTPAPDTSSTSTTVSNLLALEESFGGTSPPEPEPTVPPRPKSGLYFLVDWNSFLEVGDDGQEKINLRFQPKVGDRRRFLPVTVP; encoded by the exons ATGCAGATG CTTGCAGTTTTCTGTCTGCTGCTCGTCCTCAGCCTAGGTCACTGCCAGGACAATGATCTCCCGTCGAGGACCGAGATCGAGGGCTCGATCAACCGCACGATCGTGGAAGTCGAACGGCAGATCCACAAGGACTCCACCCTGCCACGATTGTCGAGGCAAGAGATCGTGCAGATCCTTCGGAACATCACGTCTCAGGATTTGAATTCGTTCACCGATAAAGAGAAGATCGAGAAGGCTAGGAAGCTCTACCAGAGAGCGTTGATGGTCGTGCTTCCTTACAACGCCGGGGAGTCTTATGGGAACTTGAAGGACCTCTACACGAAGCCACCGATAACTCAGATGATTCCCGACCTCCTAAACCCAGGCAACGGTAAGACCGTGGCTGAAGAAGGCAGAACTGGAACGGAGGCTATCGACTCGGGCGCCGATTCCTCTGCACCATCAGCTTCCGAGAACCTGGTACCGTCCAGTGCCACTTACAAGACAACTGTGAAAGACACTCAGGCCACCACCACGAAGGACCGGTACAAAAATCACCGGGAGACTTACTCGGAGGTACGGACGAAGGTGCCGTTAAAGGAGACGTTGAAACTGGACTCCACGCCGCTAAGGTTCACCTTCAACCTGGAGAATCTTCAGAAGAACTCGCAGACGACCGAGAAAGCCGCGACAGCGAGGTATCCAGTTTATAGGAGTAACGGGGATAAGGATCTGGAGatcgtttacagtaccagcgtCACGGAGCAGCCTACCACTAAGCCAGCTCCCAAAGAGATTACCATCAACCTGGAGAAGCCCAGGAACGACCAGAACGTGCTGACGTCCAGCGAGTGGCGTTACAACCCACCGCCGAGTACCACTTTCAAGCCAACTGTACCGTCCAGGCTCGACAAGCTGCCGTTTTTGCCAACGATTAACGCGGAACCTGAAGATCGCCTTGTAGCTTCTTCGACAGAGGGAACAGAGGCTTCTACTAAGGATTCAATGATGGCAGAAGCTTTGATCATGAACAGCGAACGACCATCTGCTCTCTATGTCACCCCAATGCCCACGGAAACCTCCTCGAAGGGGAAGTACAGTTCCACTTACTCGTTGAACTCCGCAGGTTTTCGCGCAGCCGCGACTACCACCACCACCTCGATGCCTATGAGGCCCGAGGTGATGGATTTGCTAGCGTCGATTGGCTTGAGGCCGGATAATAAGAGCAACGTGGAGGATGTGTACAAGAAGAACAAGGATATGTTGGAGAGCAAGTTCCAAATTCCTGATACGAACAGCGTGATCGACGCCACTGTTTCGGGGCTGACTTCCTTCGCATCTGACGCAGCATCGATCGCCAAGCAGAACACGTTCGAGAGTACAGGGTCCGAGATCAAGAAAGGTATGGATAATCTGTCGCCAGACGTGCAGCTGTTGTTCCAAAGGTTTGGTCTCCAGTCTTCCAAGCAGGACCACTCTACAACGATCTCCACGCAAAGGCCGACCATCAACCTGAACTCCTATACTAACTTCAAGCCCCTGCCCACTTCCAACGTGAAGGATCAAGAGATGAAGGAGTTTCTGGCTAGGTTCGGCCTCGGCGTCACCGATAACAGGAGGCAGAAGTCGATGAAGCTGACCACAGAGACACCCTCGCTGATCGAGGCTGTCCCAGGCAACATGAGAGGCGTCCTGGAGAACATGGGCCTGATCTCCAGCTCTCGTAAAACCACCAAGACCGTGAAGAACACCGTGGAGGACATGGACAGCACGGAGACCTCCAAGTTCCACGTGTTCAAGCCTCACGAAGTGAACGTGGACGATGAGAAGCAGAGGTACAAGATCAACGAGCTTCTGGACACGGTGAAGCTGGTTCAGGAGGGTAAAGTTGACATTCAGAGTGTCAGGAAGGTGGCCAATGATCTGCTGGAGTCGGCGAAAACGCTGAAGGACGGGCCGGATCCTTTGAAGCTCGAGGAGATTATCAAGATCTATAACGAGGACCTGAAGAACGAGATAAAGAGGCAAGAGGAGCAGCGGCAAGAGACAACTACGAGCGGCGACGTGGAAGAGACCACTCTGTCTTCGATGGCTACGACTG AATCGGCAGGAACCTCGACAGATTCGGCGAAAGCAGCCTCCGGCCAATTGGATTCCTCCTCAACGACGCCGGCACCTGACACTTCCTCGACATCCACCACGGTTTCGAATTTGCTGGCGCTGGAGGAATCTTTCGGTGGGACGTCGCCACCTGAACCCGAGCCCACTGTGCCTCCGAGGCCAAAGAGTGGTCTGTACTTCCTGGTGGACTGGAACTCCTTCCTCGAGGTCGGCGACGACGGACAGGAGAAGATCAACTTGAGGTTCCAACCGAAAGTTGGCGATAGAAGGCGATTCTTACCGGTCACTGTACCTTAG